In one window of Desulfurobacteriaceae bacterium DNA:
- a CDS encoding endonuclease V → MAFSEDGHLKFSLDKAKKAQAILREKVNLKPLNLENVKFIAGCDLTFTNPYRTPTLGIGAFVVFSYPDLKVVEKVFEVSEVKISYFPGFLAFREVPVLLKAYKKLKIKPDIVIVDGHGIAHPRRLGIATHLGVVLKIPTIGCAKKPLYGVFKNPCEKAGCFEPILDPKTKENIGFVLRTKNKVKPVFISPGNLITLKDSLKVIKSVCRGYRIPEPTRLSHNYLQEVRKMYNSR, encoded by the coding sequence ATGGCTTTTAGCGAGGACGGACACTTGAAGTTCTCCTTAGATAAAGCCAAAAAAGCACAAGCAATTTTAAGAGAAAAAGTAAACCTTAAACCTTTAAATTTGGAAAATGTAAAGTTTATCGCTGGATGTGATCTGACTTTTACCAATCCTTACAGAACGCCGACTCTTGGAATAGGAGCTTTTGTTGTTTTTTCATACCCAGATCTTAAAGTAGTTGAAAAAGTTTTTGAAGTTAGTGAAGTAAAAATTTCTTACTTTCCGGGTTTTTTAGCATTTAGAGAAGTCCCTGTTCTACTAAAAGCTTACAAGAAACTCAAAATTAAGCCAGATATTGTCATTGTCGACGGTCACGGTATAGCCCATCCAAGAAGACTGGGAATTGCAACCCACCTTGGGGTAGTTCTAAAGATACCAACAATTGGATGTGCTAAAAAACCTTTGTATGGTGTCTTTAAAAATCCTTGTGAAAAGGCAGGATGTTTTGAACCAATATTGGATCCTAAAACCAAAGAGAATATTGGATTTGTTCTAAGAACGAAAAACAAAGTTAAACCTGTTTTTATCTCTCCTGGAAACTTAATAACTCTTAAAGATTCTTTAAAAGTTATAAAAAGTGTATGCAGAGGGTACAGAATACCCGAACCTACAAGGCTATCCCATAACTACCTGCAAGAAGTAAGGAAAATGTATAATTCTCGTTAA